In Hydractinia symbiolongicarpus strain clone_291-10 chromosome 4, HSymV2.1, whole genome shotgun sequence, the following proteins share a genomic window:
- the LOC130642281 gene encoding arrestin domain-containing protein 3-like — MIFSLHEHLQTKLSAVPYNRRNKVFCLHCALECFLLRSRTCTKDPEEKMLQCFANKHLPTKNKHSIVEIFDKYQSFILFLFCRSTVISNCRVSKRKTIILVEKTMGKLKKFIVKLDGNKDTYFAGEMISGHVKLKLASPIQMVRLIVFAKGKARCTSGDTCKDQVYNNEITLFGNPRSRGNSNVEHPAGKYKYAFSSQLPEQLPSSVIEKNGDIKYNITAQIVLKGLKILTPKEMTVTKPIFIKEVIDANAVNSTVPLQQGLWKMGGFFAKKSGRKEALLLTIHRKVYCPGENIQITIKYRDVVAREMGNIKTRMIKYVLFNPKVNGRRHSTKTLITVVNDEKRLTGRVYQKIVLIPVPEKTQATNLLTKALKLNYSIHLKIDGYPEAKFPITIGTIPLKTPSAPEEDRQEGIGVYNESNLPEYALQTYLEPTAPSYSEFDEENMEWNQNLNYPGEYIPENEFDLPPSYDEVVEEIGEDYFIVTD; from the exons ATGATATTTAGTCTTCATGAACATTTACaaacaaa GCTTTCTGCTGTTCCGTATAATCGACGTAACAAAGTGTTTTGTCTGCACTGCGCACTGGAATGTtttctactgcgcagtagaa CTTGTACAAAG GATCCAGaagaaaaaatgttacaatGTTTTGCAAACAAGCATCTACCGACAAAAAACA AGCACTCCATCGTTGAAATTTTCGACAAATACCAATCGTtcattctgtttttattttgtagaagCACAGTGATAAGTAATTGTCGCGTAAGTAAACGTAAGACTATAATTTTAG TCGAAAAGACGatgggaaaattaaaaaaatttatcgtaAAACTTGATGGAAATAAAGATACATATTTTGCTGGCGAAATGATTAGCGGGCATGTAAAGCTAAAATTAGCATCACCGATTCAAATGGTTAGGTTGATAGTATTTGCCAAAG GAAAGGCTCGATGTACGAGTGGAGACACATGCAAAGATCAAGTATACAACAACGAGATTACTTTATTTGGAAATCCGAGAAGTCGTGGGAATAGTAATGTGGAGCATCCTGCTGGAAAGTACAAGTACGCATTCAGTTCTCAACTCCCAGAACAACTGCCATCATCAGTGATTGAAAAAAATGGTGacattaaatataatataacag CGCAGATAGTGCTAAAAGGATTGAAAATTTTGACACCTAAAGAAATGACAGTGACGAAACCAATTTTTATCAAGGAAGTAATTGATGCCAATGCGGTTAACAGCACCGTTCCACTTCAGCAAGGACTTTGGAAAATGGGAGGTTTCTTCGCTAAAAAAAGTGGGCGCAAAGAAG CACTCCTCCTGACGATACACAGGAAAGTCTACTGTCCCGGGGAAAATATCCAAATAACTATAAAATACAGAGATGTCGTGGCGAGAGAAATGGGTAATATCAAAACCAGAAtgattaaatatgttttgtttaaTCCGAAAGTAAACGGAAGAAGACATTCAACCAAAACTTTAATCACTGTTGTTAATG ACGAAAAACGACTGACGGGCCGGGTCTATCAAAAAATTGTATTGATACCTGTTCCTGAAAAAACGCAAGCAACAAATTTGTTGACAAAAGCTTTAAAACTTAATTACTCAATTCATCTGAAAATTGACGGATATCCAGAAGCTAAATTTCCAATTACTATCGGAACAATACCATTGAAAACACCCAGCGCACCTGAAGAAGACAGACAGGAAGGGATAGGAG TATATAACGAATCAAACCTTCCTGAGTACGCATTGCAAACGTATCTCGAACCAACTGCGCCATCGTACAGTGAATTCGATGAAGAGAATATGGAATGGAATCAAAACCTTAATTATCCTGGAGAATACATACCAGAAAATGAATTCGATTTGCCACCTTCTTATGACGAAGTTGTAGAGGAAATTGGAGAAGATTACTTTATAGTGACAGACTGA